In the Corythoichthys intestinalis isolate RoL2023-P3 chromosome 18, ASM3026506v1, whole genome shotgun sequence genome, ttggagccacctagcatcgcggttgcaacggcgtcttccccactcctgctctgctctctcgtctccgtgagtccgtttctctcagactttttttattcaaacaatttagtaacgcatagtaatgcacgcctttcccgcctcagtaacggtaacggcgttgccaagataagaaaagcaattaattagattactcattactgaaaaaaataacgccgttagtaacgccgttatattctaacgccgttattaacaacactggtcgtctgtctgtcttttgacgggtgtgggggaacacggaaataattattcAGTGggacctgcctctttgacattttgagaatagattttctcgtgtccgccgcaaatacagtggtcagccatcggtacgcaaaagcgtattgaagccgttgagggccaacgcatttgtctacgtccagtacgcatgcgcgcatgcggaccacttatgtgcgccCCTGGTTATAGTCATTAGTTTCTAAAGAGCAGTAGTCTCACTTAGTGGAAATATTTGCCTAATGGTTTGATTTATTGCAGCCAAAAAACATGATGGCTCTGAAAATATGCGACCACTGGATAGGATCCGATCTTGTGCACAAATCCGATACGCCAAAAATTGCCTTATTGGGTGcggatactgataatgagtatcggatcgggacctcACTAGTTGacactagaggcgtgcaaaatttccgattcttagattattcgcgattcggccgtggaagattcgagaacgattcacaaatattcaaattccgattattgaattataccaggtaaagcaaaaGTAAAACACAGCGCGGTACACGGGACGCACTGAGGAACGGACCAAaagcaaatatcatgttcaactcatgccgctagataagaaaacaaaaatacctgactgaggccgacagctggttcaaacaacgcccacTGTCTAGttcctacaaacatacggctatagtagatatcacgtatatgcagaactagatgctaaatgacagacgacggcggtgttaaaacatataaagagaactagatgcgaaatgacagactttccgtttagtagttgccgcgttgtaaacagccgccatcttaaaacagtagacttctctagaaggctctgttgaagcgaagctaattaactttttatctgaaatattcgtaaatcggcaaaatcttgacttgaatctatctttaaatgatgaaacagttttaaaccgTTGTAAGTAGAAGGGAAagtatgcaataacgggagcaattttttatcaactttaaaggttgattcacatccttaaattaccgtaattgaatgtagtttaaagctgctgatacagaatggggacttgagtattttttttaaatgtttttaaatgttaacttgatactgaaatattagtttggtttaatCTAATAGGATTTcttaaactattttggaactaatgtacaaaacattaaaagtgtgtgtgtgtgggagggggcatcaataattgatttataatcgaatcggagcctctgaatcgtaattgaatcattagggacccaaagattcccacctctagttgaCACTGCTCCTTTGGTCAAAATTAGAGAACAGGCTCAGTAGAAAAAGGTCCAGGTTACTGGACACTATTTGAGGAAATACTGATTTTTCACTTCCTTCCAGATGAAAATAACCAAGACAGCCCACAACGGCCAGCATCTATAAATCCAATTGACACCCTGTACAGAGATGTTCTCAGCGAGTCATCTCAGAGTGGAGAAGCTGCTGGAATGTCATACCTTTCTCCATCCGTGCCATCACATGACCCACCACAAAGAAGTCACAGCCAGTCAGAGGACGTCTTACACGAACTGCCGAAGCATCAGGCCACGGCACAGCTCGAGATCAGCCGGCCAATTGGCAGCCTGCGTGGGCCAGAAGGGGCTGGATCGGGGCAGCCGCTGACTGTCACGGGGCGACTCACCGCCGTGACAGACCAGGATATCCGGGACAACCGGGAAAGTCAGGAGATGATCCGGAGCATCCCAAGGTTCCGGAACTACCAGCCTGGAAAACCCTCCAGAGTATGGCCAGAATTAGAAAGCTCAAATACGCAGGGTGTTGCTAAAGTATTTACTTGTGCTCATTGAGGATTTTCCTCCCAGGTTATATGCGTGAAGAACCTGAGTCCACAGGCAACGGTAGCCCAGCTGGTGGCGCTGTTCTCCAGGTTCGAGGTGGCCAGCGGCACCCCACTGTTGTACCGCCTGCTGACAGGTCGCATGAAGGGTCAGGCTTTCATCACTCTGCCAGGTAAGAATGCGTCATCTGCTTTAGGAACGGATGTTAacgatacagtatatttatgtgTGGTTTTTGTGTGCTTTGGTGTATGCAGACACTGAAACGGCCCAGAATGCTTTGCAGCTACTCCATGGTTACCGGTTGTTAGGGAAACCTTTGGTGCTAGAGTTTGGCCGCGAGCGAAAGGGGGCTGAGCAACAGGAAGAGAAGacgtgaaaaaaacacaaacttcACATCACTGGCTTTAAGTTGACAGTgttgttttatatttatttttgtattactgTGTTGTATAGAATTTGATTGTTGCAAtagttttgttcaaataaatatGTCATTgatatttgtgtttttgtatTACTGTGTTGTATAGAATGTTTGTTGCTatagttatgttcaaataaacatttttatggCATTGATATTTTTGAGTCATTTCATGAGTTGAAGCAATGTTTagaatattctgaaatgtattTTGAAATTGAATGAGTAGCAACAGAAGAAGACTAATTTTTATTAAGATCAaaatattttggggaattttatgaCGGATGTAGATTTATTAATATTGTGTTATGTTTTATTAATAATatacagttgttttttttaaacgatttttgttttttttgtaaattaaaattttaatttttatcgtaaggcaaaaaaaatgtcattaacaAAAGAAAACTACTGATCGACAACAATTTTTTAACATTTGTTGTAATGATCGTCATTTATCATAGAGAAATGTAGCTATGaatcaatcatatacatttctgTATTACGGTTTGAATATTTGTAAAGATGTATTTTTAATTCCACAAAAGAaccatgaggggaaaaaagcatcTCTCAAAAATTGCTATTTTTACCAAACTACAGATGattataaagaaaataatatgAACTCTAACGGAACTCTTTTAATTTTGAATACAGTATTGACATATTTTGGACAAGGCAATAATGTTTTTGTTATACGCTTATGTGTTGGAATGTATGATAACCAGTTTTGGAAGTCCCGAGTTTTTCTTTtggacactagatggcaatgttGCAAGGTTAGGTCTTGGGCTCATTTCATTCCTTTATGATTAGACAATCGTTTCATGATATCACGTGATGGAGATGGCAACTATGGATTTATATCACATCGTCGATGAGTTACATATCAACCAAATCTTAGAAGGGCATGcagtgaagctttttttttttctatgttattgacggcgatagacgtcaaatccagtttgactggtcaaaaaggatttgatgtatatactgtatagtatatcactgtcaatggcaatgcaTCTTTTCCTGAGTGAGCAAAAATTTTTGTACTAAATGGAATTGCAGCCCTCATTAGTTTCTTTTGAATGGATCTGGTCACAGGTTTGCTGGCGGGTCGGGTCTTTGTGGCCCCCGCTGGCCTGGAATCTGGGGAATTTAGATTAAGCTTTTATTGTTCTAGACTCTAGATCAtgatttcaatgcaaaatacagtGCAACCTGAAAGGTGGGAATGATGCACTTTTAAATTGTTTGACTTCTAGATCATATCCTCTGGAAACAAAGTCTTAATATACGCAACTGCACAGAACACATTTTAAATTTCTTGTAAATGTCGTTTAAATGAAGAAGGCTTATTTGTTTCACAATGTATGAGTATTTCACTGGCTTGTGTGTGCTGTAGTGGTGTTTGGATGTCAGTTGCTGCTCTCTAACGACTTTAATGTGAACTTGACTTGTGAGTTGGTTCATGGAAGAGCTTGTCGATACATTTATTACAACATATTAACATTTAATTTCCATACTGTTTGTCTGATTCGGTAAATGTCTGTAATCTGTGAATATTTGGATAGTCTTCACTGAACCCAGTTGATAAAGCACAAGTAGCACGGTTGTTTCAAGAGTATTATGGCTCCATTTATTTGAACAAATTAGGGCTccatttatttgaacaaaagaacaatttgaaaCTCATTTCTGATGACATCACACATATGCTGATCCCATGGGCTTGACTCCCTTGTCGCTCTCACTACAACTTTGAGTCAGCGTTTGCGCCCCGTCAATCACACCGCATCTTCCCATTTGCAGGACTGGAGGGTGTTGCACCAGCGGCACGACAATATCTCCTGCTGCACGTGGGTAGTAGGTCAATCTGTACGGGGAGCAGTCGTCACGTCCTCCGCAGTCTCTGCATTTGCAGAAGGATACGACCAGCAAGCTACCACCCATGATGGAGGCCAATGCGGCAAAGATGCCCAAGTAGATGCAGTCGCCCAGCTCTAACTTTGCCGCAGCGGGGGTGTCGTGGACATGAAAAGCGGAGATCACGTTTTTGGCCGTCCATGAGACAGGCACCAGCGTCATGAGACCAGCCGCTAGGAAGAAGCACCCGGCCACACCTGCCAAATTTCTTTTAAGCGCTCCTGGGCCCTTCAGACAGATAGTGCACTTCATCCCAAAAACGGCGAAGGCTAAGCCCAGGGTGGACAGGGCCAGGGAGATCACCATTAGGGCCCGGGACACCTGCACGTAAATGGCCAGATGCAGGATGGCGTCATAGGGTTTGCAAGCGAAGACCCCATTCACCTTGGGGGTGCATTCCATCCACAGGCCCCTCATTTTTCCAAAGGACTTCAAAGTGTCGATGTCAGCCGAGACCTCCCAAAAGGGGAGCACCGTGCAAATCAGACTGGCCAGTATGCCCACTAGGCCCAGGAAGAAGCCAATTATCTCCATAACTACAAAGACCATTGCGATCCAACAGTTCTATAGGTGTAAAGGAACAAAGAGAaagtgagcacacacacacatttggcTATATACTTCTGTCAAAATTATAAGACACTTTTCTTTTCACTTACGGGAACTGTAATATCTCAAGACATACGTTCATAGGCTAGTATCTAGCTATTTGCTAGCAAATAAACAGTATTTTTCATACGCCTATAACTTTAATATAGCATATCTACTTTACTAAGTTCACAATCTCCCTATGACTTTTAATTTTTACTTACATGATCTATCGCATAACCTATCTGCTTTGATAATTAGCAGCTAGCTGGTTGATAGTGAACACCATTACAAACCGGCTTGttaagatacatttttttatatgATCAAAGGACATTTACTATAATATAACATgcaagacaaaaaaatcacttaacTAGACATGAAAAAACTTTCTGGAGTGACTTTctcataacattttaaaactttctAGCTAGTGTTACATTCTGACCATTTGTCCTAGCATCCGTTAtgagaaatgtccccaaatcaaagcTATTGATTAGTGAATGgaacttattttttaaaaattgtcttACATTTGAATAAAATGCGTCCAGAACCAACAAGAAAAAGAAGTGTTTGGATGATCGGCTATACCAGAAACAATTTCTTCTCCCCTCCCGATGGCCTCTGGTGTGGTTTGACTTTGAGATGCAAGTCTTTGATATCTGTTATTATCACATCATCATCATAGCCAGCGATTCGACCCCACCTCCACTTCACGTAAATTCACGACACATGCAAAGTTCAATGTAAGTATTTATTACTACAGGCTAAAGATTTTTGTCAACGAATATTGAACATGTTAAACTCTTTCAATGCTATTGATGGTGATGGTCACCCAGTTGATTAGGTTGGATGCAACTAGGCACTTTCAGATAAATGAAATTGTCTAAGCCAGGTCCCCAAATCAAAAAAGGGCTTTAAATAAGAAGGTGTAGGCATTTTTGAGGAAAAGTAATTCAAGTGTTGTTTCTATATAATTTTTGGTTCCTGAATCCATTTCTGCTGTATGTCAATCACGAAAAGTTACGGTTTAGCTGTAAACGACAAGACAAATATGGCCGCAGCTGGATTTCTTGTCCGTCCAATAGCTTTGAGGTGGATAGATGGATTTGCACCAAATTTGTGTGCTAGTACTCTGTAATAGATAAATGAACTGACACTATTTTGGAAACCAACTCGTTCAAGATGGCTGACTTTTCCTTTTTGCAGTATCTTTGTAATGAGTTGACAGATTtgcaacaaactttttttttttttggttttgtttttttttttggggggggggggggggttctgaaCAACATACTTGACAAAACGTAGTTTTGGACTGTAACCAGCACTATAGTTTACCGTAGTTTGTGGTGTAGTTTAACTATTATTCAATAACACTGAACTATACATCCACAGGTTGATAATGAAAATGTATATCCATGAAAACTATGTGCATGACAAGAATTGTTACATTATAAACAAATGCCAACATGACTTTTTGTGTGCCCTGCAATGTATGATGTGGAATCACTTCCAGTCAGTGCATGGAAAGCTGGAAGCAGTTTCAGAACCTGTGGTTCCATCTTCAGCTGTTTCACAATCGCATGGATTGGGAAGTACTTTCTCTTCTTTGATGTAACTGCTTTTAACCAGAATTttttgcatggcatcatgtggAAGTGGGCAGTTAGTAAGATCAATATGTCAGTGTCTCTTGCTGAAACAACAATGGTTGATGCCATGCTTGTTATGCAATGGAGAAGAATTCTGGTGTCGGCTTCCTCATACTTAGCTTCCATGCAACTTGTGTTCAGTATTGCATTGGACGCTTCGACACCCTCTTTATCGCTAAAACCACCTGCTGCCACTATGATTTTGTTGATTGGTGCTCTCAGAATCAGCTGTTGTGACAGGAATCGAGCAAGGTCAGCCATGTTGTCCTGATGAGAAATGAAGTTTTCCCAACTTCGCAGGAAGAGGCAAATATGTGCTTTCAACAGGTCTTCGGATTGCCACCAAGCCTCTTCCACGGTGATTCCGTGTTCCACTTTTGATTGAGTGTGTTTGGTAGCGATTGAACAAGACATCAATCCGTTGGAATTTAGCTCCGCTTTTGAGTACAACCTCTACAAAGACACCGGCAAGGTCTCCAAATGTCTTTGCTCCTTCTGGCTTAGCAATGGCAATAACCACAGCCTGACCATCAATTATGAGCATTGGCTCCTTGTCTAGGTCTTTGTCATAAAGGTGATCAGGGCATTCGACACCAGCAGTTTTGATCGTCGCGAGTATGGCCTTCGATCCTGAACGAAGTTGTCCATTTACCTCTGCCAAAGATAATGGTACAACAAACAGTTCATGTGCCATAATACGGTTTAGATTGACTGGCCGCCCAGCATCATATGCAGAAATGAGCCGCTGAAGAATGTATCTGTCTGCTTTGATTGTTTTTGCCTTCCCAGTTTTTGGGTGTGATCGTTTGACATCAGAGAAGAAAGtcaaatatttgttcttttTATATTCGTCCCTAAAAGTGACTCTTCTCCTTTTAGATGGCAATAGCCTCTCCTCTATGAATGAATCTAACTGACTTTGCCCATTCTGTGGGACGGTCAACAGCTCTTTATCAATCTCCAGTGTGACTTCATCGTTGTTTGCAATGTTCTGCAGTGTCTTGGACAGGGTGGCAGAGAAAAGACCAAACCTCTGCAAGACTGCAAGTAAAGCATCCTCATCGGTATTGTCCTGAGAGTCCAAAGGACCAGAGGCTTGTTTAAATAAGCACAACTCTGGGAGAGATTTTTCTAACTGTTTGCAAAGTTGAGATTTGTGTTCAGCGAATGTCAATTCATCTCACTGATTCAGATGTGGTCCAAACACAGTAATGATATGAATAATCAGAGATATACTCACAAAATGCCAGTCAAAGTTCATTGATGGCACAgacacctattttttttttttttttgttcatcccTCATTTTTAAAAGTTGACCAGGCTCACTGTTTAAtcatggaaaaaaacaaggttcaaatttaacaaaacaatTTAGGACATGTTTATGGTTTGTATCAACAGAATTATGTACAAAGTTTTAAGTTTCCATTGATCTTCATCAATTGTCAATTACGCCCAATTATGCCTAATATTCCAATATGTCACCTCATTTGCATATGTAAACATAGTATTTCAGGAAACTTGCAATACAAAAAGTGTCCTTACAAATGTAAACAAGAAACTGGTATAGTTTTGTGGTGATATGtatatgtttaaaattttaGCCTATTGCCATTTATTTCCAGCCTGGGAAAACGACTACAAAAAATGGGAACCTTATGTCATTGACATACAGTGGATTTGTATTAAGAAGACATTGAAATTTCTAAAAATGCTGTATGACaacttttccccaaaaatgcctACAGGGTTACAGAACTCTGAATATCCAGACCTGGCTAGTGCCGGGATTAGCCATCAAGTAACATAGAAAAGGATGTCAACCTATTAACACGTAACAGGTGATTTTAATCAGTGTGGGTTCCCCACCTCATGCTGCCGGAATTGTGTTATGCGCCATCCTgacttattaaaaaatattggatgtcaatcaatggcattgaatgagAAGGCATTTTTTTCTGGTGAGTGGGATTGCAGTAGGATTAGAAAATGTTCTAATCCATGTCCTCTGAATCTGCAACCCTTTTGATTGCCCTAAACCAGAGGTCAGCTACTCAAAttattgaaagagccatattggggcaaaaaaatatatgtctggagccgcaaaaaaattgaaagccttatgtaagccttataatgaaggtaaCACATGCTCTGTGTAtttatattagctatattagtctactatcaaaatgactaaattggctacaaatacataatgagccttcatgattaccaCATTTTCcgcagtataaggcgcacctaaaagccttcaattttctcaaaagccgacagtgcacCTTATGATCCGATATGCCTTatatatgaatcaatattggttaatcatggcatgacattccatttagctcagctccagcttgtggatgcataacgcaatgtcaaccactactactactactgcgccttgtaATGCAGTGTGCCCTGTacattaaaacagttttaaaataggccattcattgaagggtgGGCCTTACACTGATGCGCCTTATAttgcggaaaatatggtaaatgtttattttccgtaCAGtacatcctatagagaatgacgcaccacgtgacttctctgttgtatgatgccgcctcaagtttaacaTCATgataatattaatgaattataaGAATGTTTGagtcatttttgtcctcctacagaaaccatattaaaactaaaaatatatttccctaccctatctttttccattttcaaacatttttgaaaacgctccagggagccactagggcagtgcATAATGCGGCTCTAGAGttgcgggttgctgacccctgccctAAACCCTAATTTTAGTTGTTTAATTTATCAAACATGTTTTTCAGAATCAGAATCATCATTATTGGCCAATTATGATAGAAACATTTGTCTCCAGAATATTAAGATGCTCATGCATAATAATCAAACAATACATTCTAGCACAAGTACGTTCAGGACATAACACATAAATCCAGGGAACTATTTAGCCATGTAAGGAGCCAAAAATcctgaatggcgtaccgcacgcaggctatttttagactgtgacgtcgcatcgtaaagcggaagtgggacattatagacccgccatcgcatagacacaacgtaatttgtgctacttttcgccggtaatctttcaaaaacgaacatgccgatcacgcattgcttttttggaacttgtagaaacgactctagacattacgacacatgaaggatgttttattcatacgtttccggaaaccaaaaactccggaggaaaaaaaatgtgaagaccggatcaacttgcgcggactttaacaccagctcggtgaatccattcacatttcatatgcagtaaacattatgttgggttggcatggtcttttagaggacaaagaggtaagtcatttttatatttttaacttatttttttagcgtaacgttgtgccgtactgcttctgtctgacaatgaatgacctgaaaagaattacaatggtatctgactgccactgttactgtaatatatatatatacaaaagtaagggggaagtgtaaataaattatagcattaagatgtgttatcaataaaaaattaaaagtgttcgttggctgtcactgagtagcatttgcgatcgctacacaaagctaactaaattacccccaagaacggtaagagacataggacaaccagaggatatataagaaagactggGCTGATggcaaagg is a window encoding:
- the rbm41 gene encoding RNA-binding protein 41; the encoded protein is MRRVSRRPCEDGPLFEEQETEGQRQLHGLLLQQLDTQVDIDRCVAKKRSFAPAALYRPFGEQVSGVRSLSQFQELQDDEQELASLREMGLTDPEIQLWQSRDDPEVPDQCRGIYAAPGVKRQRLQAIRDKMAARAELLARPQRFAASQPLSRREMEIEQALFQGSDRQSFLTALYHRDENNQDSPQRPASINPIDTLYRDVLSESSQSGEAAGMSYLSPSVPSHDPPQRSHSQSEDVLHELPKHQATAQLEISRPIGSLRGPEGAGSGQPLTVTGRLTAVTDQDIRDNRESQEMIRSIPRFRNYQPGKPSRVICVKNLSPQATVAQLVALFSRFEVASGTPLLYRLLTGRMKGQAFITLPDTETAQNALQLLHGYRLLGKPLVLEFGRERKGAEQQEEKT
- the LOC130906350 gene encoding claudin-4-like, whose amino-acid sequence is MVFVVMEIIGFFLGLVGILASLICTVLPFWEVSADIDTLKSFGKMRGLWMECTPKVNGVFACKPYDAILHLAIYVQVSRALMVISLALSTLGLAFAVFGMKCTICLKGPGALKRNLAGVAGCFFLAAGLMTLVPVSWTAKNVISAFHVHDTPAAAKLELGDCIYLGIFAALASIMGGSLLVVSFCKCRDCGGRDDCSPYRLTYYPRAAGDIVVPLVQHPPVLQMGRCGVIDGAQTLTQSCSESDKGVKPMGSAYV